A stretch of the Panicum virgatum strain AP13 chromosome 9N, P.virgatum_v5, whole genome shotgun sequence genome encodes the following:
- the LOC120691209 gene encoding interferon-related developmental regulator 2-like isoform X1, translating into MGKKSKRNKGGRGGGGADDQLDFGSDADSVASMSTALSDLQLAQATEHVSSQEFVLDKYMDDLYEKRGSTREKALGALVDAFESFVLLGLVENKYVTLLSQFTNSIKKGSTKEACLACRAIGLLSITLGAGSSSHEIMDESEPQLLRILQTWPDAPKMICALDCLTVITFVGATDLAETQLSMSAIWDVIHPKSGSNVGIVRKPKPPLLAAAVSAWAFLLTTVGSSRRSTDSWKEPITFLTSLLEAEDRAVRIAAGEALALCFELKLLDVSTSKEANVDSDVRKTSGSKNQFFLNMQALKAKIFGLVYNLSMEAGGRGADKKNLNDQRDLFQRISDFIKSGERPEESLRISGKNGILRVTSWRESIQLNYLRRFLGRGFLKHAQDNDLLHDIFDIKIDCVENMSTTEKKIFRSEEEKGRALKLNKERRLAQERKQYILNDQYG; encoded by the exons ATGGGCAAGAAGA GTAAGAGGAACaaaggaggccgaggaggtggtggtgccgATGACCAGCTTGACTTCGGTAGCGATGCCGATAGCGTGGCCTCGATGTCCACGGCGCTGTCCGACCTTCAGCTCGCGCAGGCCACCGAGCATGTCAGCTCCCAGGAATTCGTTCTTGACAAGTACATGGATGACCTCTACGAGAAGAG GGGATCTACCAGAGAGAAAGCACTTGGTGCTCTTGTTGATGCTTTTGAAAGTTTTGTGCTTCTTGGTTTAGTGGAAAACAA ATATGTCACACTACTGAGCCAATTCACCAATTCAATTAAAAAGGGATCTACAAAGGAGGCATGTCTAGCCTGTCGTGCTATAG GCTTACTGTCAATTACACTAGGTGCTGGAAGTAGCTCACATGAAATAATGGATGAGTCAGAACCACAGCTTTTGAGAATCCTCCAAACTTGGCCCGATGCACCAAAGATGATATGT GCACTTGATTGCTTAACTGTTATCACATTTGTTGGTGCAACTGATCTTGCTGAAACCCAGCTATCTATGAGTGCCATCTGGGATGTGATCCACCCAAAATCAGGATCAAAT GTTGGCATTGTCAGAAAACCGAAGCCTCCTTTATTAGCAGCTGCTGTATCTGCATGGGCTTTTCTTTTAACAACTGTTGGTTCATCTAGGAGAAGTACTGATTCATGGAAAGA GCCAATTACATTTCTTACTAGTCTTCTAGAAGCAGAGGATCGTGCTGTGCGGATTGCTGCTGGTGAAGCATTAGCTCTATGTTTTGAGCTAAAACTGCTTGATGTTTCCACTAGTAAAGAAGCAAATGTTGACAGTGACGTCAGAAAGACCAGTGGCTCTAAGAACCAATTTTTCTTGAATATGCAagcattgaaggccaaaataTTCGGTCTGGTCTATAATCTCTCTATGGAGGCTGGGGGCAGAGGTGCTGACAAGAAAAATCTTAATGATCAGAGAGACTTGTTCCAACGAATCTCAGATTTTATTAAG AGCGGTGAGCGCCCTGAAGAATCACTTAGGATATCAGGCAAGAATGGCATTTTAAGAGTTACATCATGGCGTGAATCAATACAG ttgaactatttgagGCGGTTTCTTGGGCGAGGATTCCTGAAGCATGCACAG GACAATGATTTGCTGCATGATATATTTGACATCAAAATTGATTGTGTTGAAAACATGTCAACCACAGAAAAG AAAATCTTTAGATCTGAGGAAGAGAAAGGAAGAGCTCTAAAGTTGAATAAAGAACGTCGTCTCGCCCAG GAGAGGAAGCAATACATCTTGAACGATCAATACGGGTAG
- the LOC120690691 gene encoding putative pentatricopeptide repeat-containing protein At1g77010, mitochondrial, whose amino-acid sequence MQLGIHQILRHRAAVMAVALDVHSCIQLLRSCSAAAGRQLHQLLLKSGHVPSSLPPTNSVLLMYARSSPFHSRDAHLLFDEMPTRNCFSYHSLITALFKSGDLHGALRVFRSMPDRNTFSWNAVITGFTAAGDLDTARNLLDEMPVKDAVACHAVLHKYVRCGRVDEAFALIKRIGPRCNAEMISSPWNDPFVLTTVVGACADRVKYDFGRQAHARMVVAKIKIDSVLGCTLIDMYCKCGDLDSARCIHDGLEHVDEFSLSALVHGYTACGQLHEALCLFDKVENPSVALWNSLISGCVPAYHGDWAFVLFVRMLRSGMLPNSSTYVSVLNMCGFLGMLKPGQQTHGCALKGGAVNDLLAASSLIDFYSKCSLWADACQAFSELRHYDTIVLNSMITVYSNCGQTDEARRVFNKIPSKSVISWNSMIVGFSQNGHALDAMELFCEMHRLGLQLDKVAVASVLSASSSICSISFGEQIFGLAIALGLQSDHIVASSLIDLYCKCGNLVNGCRIFDGIDSPDEVLWNSMLIGYASNGYGQEALELLKLMQSRGVKPSERTFVGVLSACCHSGLVEEGLRWFYQMKEDFGVSPSAEHYACVTDLLVRAGRLEEAVDFIENMPFKADALSWTSIIGGCKAQGNEALLHKVAKKLMETEVSPHSSLYVQLSSTLAAQGDWAKSAEIRSMMRDRRISKNAGCSWIDRA is encoded by the coding sequence ATGCAACTTGGCATCCATCAGATTTTACGGCATAGAGCTGCTGTCATGGCCGTCGCCTTGGACGTCCACTCCTGCATCCAGCTCCTCCGCtcgtgcagcgccgccgccggccggcagctccaccagctcctcctcaagTCCGGCCAcgtcccctcctccctcccgcccACCAACTCCGTCCTCCTCATGTACGCGCGCAGCTCCCCATTCCACTCCCGCGACGCGCACCTCCTCTTCGACGAAATGCCCACGAGGAACTGCTTCTCCTACCACTCCCTCATCACCGCCCTCTTTAAATCGGGAGACCTCCACGGGGCTCTCCGTGTGTTCCGCTCCATGCCCGACAGGAACACCTTCTCCTGGAACGCGGTGATTACCGGCTTCACCGCGGCTGGGGATCTTGACACGGCCCGTAACCTGCTGGACGAGATGCCCGTGAAGGACGCCGTGGCATGCCACGCTGTCTTGCACAAATATGTCCGGTGTGGCCGGGTGGACGAGGCATTTGCTTTAATCAAGAGGATTGGTCCCCGGTGCAATGCTGAAATGATCTCCTCACCCTGGAATGACCCCTTCGTTCTTACTACAGTTGTTGGCGCTTGTGCTGACCGGGTGAAGTATGATTTTGGGAGGCAAGCTCATGCTCGAATGGTGGTTGCCAAGATCAAAATTGATTCGGTATTGGGTTGCACATTGATTGACATGTACTGCAAGTGTGGGGATTTGGACTCTGCTCGCTGCATCCATGATGGATTAGAACATGTTGATGAATTCTCACTGTCTGCTCTGGTCCATGGCTACACTGCTTGTGGACAGTTGCATGAGGCGTTATGCCTTTTTGACAAGGTGGAGAACCCCAGCGTTGCACTATGGAATTCTCTTATCAGTGGTTGTGTGCCTGCTTACCATGGAGATTGGGCTTTTGTTCTTTTCGTAAGGATGTTGCGGTCAGGCATGTTGCCTAATTCTTCAACCTATGTCAGTGTTCTGAATATGTGTGGGTTTTTAGGCATGCTGAAGCCTGGGCAGCAGACACATGGGTGTGCTTTAAAGGGTGGGGCTGTCAATGACTTGCTAGCAGCAAGCTCTCTCATTGACTTCTACTCAAAATGCAGCCTCTGGGCAGATGCCTGCCAAGCTTTTAGTGAGCTTAGGCATTATGACACCATTGTGCTCAATTCAATGATCACTGTATACTCGAACTGTGGACAGACCGATGAGGCTAGAAGAGTTTTTAATAAGATCCCTAGCAAGAGTGTCATCTCATGGAATTCTATGATTGTTGGGTTCAGCCAAAATGGGCATGCTCTTGATGCAATGGAGCTGTTCTGTGAGATGCATCGGCTTGGCTTGCAGCTTGACAAGGTTGCTGTAGCCAGTGTTCTGAGTGCATCAAGCAGCATCTGCTCTATAAGTTTTGGGGAGCAGATTTTTGGTCTTGCTATTGCACTTGGCCTGCAGTCTGACCATATTGTAGCCTCCTCGCTCATTGACCTGTACTGCAAATGTGGCAACTTGGTCAATGGATGCAGGATCTTCGATGGAATTGATAGTCCAGATGAAGTCTTGTGGAACTCAATGCTGATAGGTTATGCTTCTAATGGGTATGGACAGGAGGCACTGGAACTTCTAAAGTTAATGCAAAGCAGGGGTGTGAAACCAAGTGAACGGACCTTTGTTGGTGTCCTTTCTGCATGCTGCCATTCTGGACTTGTGGAAGAGGGTCTGAGATGGTTTTACCAGATGAAGGAAGATTTTGGCGTGAGTCCATCAGCTGAGCATTATGCATGTGTGACTGACCTGTTAGTCCGTGCAGGTCGACTGGAGGAAGCAGTTGATTTCATAGAGAACATGCCTTTCAAAGCTGATGCACTTAGTTGGACTTCTATTATTGGAGGGTGTAAAGCCCAGGGCAATGAGGCTCTGTTGCACAAGGTGGCAAAGAAACTGATGGAAACGGAAGTGTCACCACATTCCAGTTTGTATGTGCAGCTGTCAAGCACACTTGCAGCTCAAGGGGATTGGGCCAAGTCTGCAGAGATTAGGAGTATGATGCGTGACAGAAGAATTTCAAAAAATGCTGGCTGCAGTTGGATTGACAGGGCATAG
- the LOC120691209 gene encoding interferon-related developmental regulator 2-like isoform X2 has protein sequence MGKKSKRNKGGRGGGGADDQLDFGSDADSVASMSTALSDLQLAQATEHVSSQEFVLDKYMDDLYEKRGSTREKALGALVDAFESFVLLGLVENKYVTLLSQFTNSIKKGSTKEACLACRAIGAGSSSHEIMDESEPQLLRILQTWPDAPKMICALDCLTVITFVGATDLAETQLSMSAIWDVIHPKSGSNVGIVRKPKPPLLAAAVSAWAFLLTTVGSSRRSTDSWKEPITFLTSLLEAEDRAVRIAAGEALALCFELKLLDVSTSKEANVDSDVRKTSGSKNQFFLNMQALKAKIFGLVYNLSMEAGGRGADKKNLNDQRDLFQRISDFIKSGERPEESLRISGKNGILRVTSWRESIQLNYLRRFLGRGFLKHAQDNDLLHDIFDIKIDCVENMSTTEKKIFRSEEEKGRALKLNKERRLAQERKQYILNDQYG, from the exons ATGGGCAAGAAGA GTAAGAGGAACaaaggaggccgaggaggtggtggtgccgATGACCAGCTTGACTTCGGTAGCGATGCCGATAGCGTGGCCTCGATGTCCACGGCGCTGTCCGACCTTCAGCTCGCGCAGGCCACCGAGCATGTCAGCTCCCAGGAATTCGTTCTTGACAAGTACATGGATGACCTCTACGAGAAGAG GGGATCTACCAGAGAGAAAGCACTTGGTGCTCTTGTTGATGCTTTTGAAAGTTTTGTGCTTCTTGGTTTAGTGGAAAACAA ATATGTCACACTACTGAGCCAATTCACCAATTCAATTAAAAAGGGATCTACAAAGGAGGCATGTCTAGCCTGTCGTGCTATAG GTGCTGGAAGTAGCTCACATGAAATAATGGATGAGTCAGAACCACAGCTTTTGAGAATCCTCCAAACTTGGCCCGATGCACCAAAGATGATATGT GCACTTGATTGCTTAACTGTTATCACATTTGTTGGTGCAACTGATCTTGCTGAAACCCAGCTATCTATGAGTGCCATCTGGGATGTGATCCACCCAAAATCAGGATCAAAT GTTGGCATTGTCAGAAAACCGAAGCCTCCTTTATTAGCAGCTGCTGTATCTGCATGGGCTTTTCTTTTAACAACTGTTGGTTCATCTAGGAGAAGTACTGATTCATGGAAAGA GCCAATTACATTTCTTACTAGTCTTCTAGAAGCAGAGGATCGTGCTGTGCGGATTGCTGCTGGTGAAGCATTAGCTCTATGTTTTGAGCTAAAACTGCTTGATGTTTCCACTAGTAAAGAAGCAAATGTTGACAGTGACGTCAGAAAGACCAGTGGCTCTAAGAACCAATTTTTCTTGAATATGCAagcattgaaggccaaaataTTCGGTCTGGTCTATAATCTCTCTATGGAGGCTGGGGGCAGAGGTGCTGACAAGAAAAATCTTAATGATCAGAGAGACTTGTTCCAACGAATCTCAGATTTTATTAAG AGCGGTGAGCGCCCTGAAGAATCACTTAGGATATCAGGCAAGAATGGCATTTTAAGAGTTACATCATGGCGTGAATCAATACAG ttgaactatttgagGCGGTTTCTTGGGCGAGGATTCCTGAAGCATGCACAG GACAATGATTTGCTGCATGATATATTTGACATCAAAATTGATTGTGTTGAAAACATGTCAACCACAGAAAAG AAAATCTTTAGATCTGAGGAAGAGAAAGGAAGAGCTCTAAAGTTGAATAAAGAACGTCGTCTCGCCCAG GAGAGGAAGCAATACATCTTGAACGATCAATACGGGTAG